One window of Micropterus dolomieu isolate WLL.071019.BEF.003 ecotype Adirondacks unplaced genomic scaffold, ASM2129224v1 contig_13055, whole genome shotgun sequence genomic DNA carries:
- the LOC123966278 gene encoding PDZ domain-containing protein 2-like — protein MSSGSSNGAIRLNPARSAQDTSNEEQVISANIGNSKHTTQTEQDFQIPITNIDDILSEVSLCTDKDTHTTSSYEKLSNESVSCCSSQKGVTLSDKVGTQVPIPSSPLDCSILDAGNEKGAILPVETTQEKSSAVFSGSSLEIPDAGSIYMYPIGDSDSNSDSSTDSSEMVNKITGSSFSLHESSSDEEEVEFCSCDAQQSAAGGHFHISHSSNGSSPFQPASSQNTNLDQTVDVLQVFFDVSLTSKENSVSTTQCSQLSQLSGVFPTESFLQSQSSNSTIPVSSIEGHIKTFDKVKACVASSSGSLSIYSSPSPPDTCSVTQGSNANLHADASLTSDWLKHLNTRTPSSLTMESETSISSTSRLHTRVSATILNKEKVLDCRGNLKPNARSLLKKTSKLKLLGNSDCPVWSSNLKLQVETQIQPNTSAPKLKGLSIKCKNKSPEQPLQPRSESPVPSNTNASMNRSTKLPPTATMSSLLKTNQPDVNSDLTVPKVSERKQVTAEQSPSGGTLQTVQLAKEKDIDLGSTATAKSQGWSHLPPTQRTFIEVRLSAHNETLNSKVSKPIQRGTDGRLAPMLSPANSTDGMISNTVFNSLCSTKEAHSTTSNGSKPSTIVERTETLKSSTSRLYIKTMERQSFLTDTALTEDYNPFSVRHKIKSFENLANFDKPVAKSSDIHSYALAYRASLNQRIAGYMGLVNSKNCQAQQRSLSSYVDNLIPTTPCSLFLGKSPSSIALINLELPQSRCNTAAVTEDNPEADIQRASVGITTQTPQEQQRKHDRLPNSRLRQLRALSMPELEKLCTEDFNRGHGTVRDKTEHGIHPTIHSKATVTESFPSFSTPKVDVNRLSRDDLRSTEETPQGTLQTHGQLPGWSIRCGF, from the coding sequence AATGGAGCCATCAGACTGAACCCAGCCAGATCTGCTCAGGACACATCAAATGAAGAACAAGTAATAAGTGCAAATATAGGAAATTCCAAGCACACAACCCAAACAGAGCAGGACTTTCAAATACCCATCACCAATATAGATGACATTTTATCAGAAGTGAGCCTCTGTACTGataaagatacacacacaacatcctCCTACGAAAAACTATCCAATGAGTCTGTATCCTGCTGCTCAAGCCAAAAAGGTGTAACCTTGTCTGACAAAGTTGGCACTCAGGTTCCAATACCGTCCAGTCCCCTGGACTGTTCCATCTTGGATGCAGGAAATGAAAAAGGTGCCATCCTCCCTGTggagacaacacaggaaaaGAGCTCTGCTGTCTTCAGTGGGTCAAGTCTGGAAATTCCTGATGCTGGTTCTATATATATGTACCCCATAGGAGATAGTGATTCAAACAGTGACTCCAGCACTGACAGCAGTGAAATGGTCAATAAGATAACTGGCAGCAGTTTTAGTCTTCATGAGTCGTCTTCAGATGAGGAAGAAGTGGAGTTTTGTTCCTGTGATGCCCAACAATCTGCTGCTGGTGGACACTTTCATATAAGCCACTCATCGAATGGGTCTTCACCTTTTCAGCCTGCTAGCAGTCAAAATACAAACCTGGATCAGACTGTTGATGTGTTGCAGGTCTTTTTTGATGTGTCACTGACAAGCAAAGAAAACTCTGTTTCAACAACCCAATGCTCACAGCTTTCTCAGTTATCAGGGGTCTTCCCTACAGAGTCTTTTCTACAGAGTCAGTCTTCCAACAGTACAATACCTGTGTCTTCTATAGAGGGCCACATTAAAACCTTTGACAAAGTTAAAGCATGTGTGGCATCTAGTTCTGGAAGCCTAAGCATTTACAGCAGCCCCTCCCCACCAGATACCTGCAGTGTCACTCAGGGTTCTAATGCAAATTTACATGCAGATGCCTCACTGACCTCAGATTGGCTGAAGCATTTGAATACACGAACACCCAGTTCACTAACAATGGAATCAGAGACCTCAATTTCAAGCACCAGCAGATTGCATACAAGAGTGTCAGCAACaattttaaacaaagaaaaggtCCTGGATTGTAGAGGTAATTTAAAACCTAATGCTAGATCCTTGCTTAAGAAGACCTCTAAGCTAAAACTTCTTGGTAATTCAGACTGTCCTGTGTGGAGTAGTAACTTAAAACTTCAGGTTGAAACTCAAATCCAACCAAACACTAGTGCTCCCAAACTGAAGGGCCTAAGCATTAAGTGTAAGAACAAATCACCAGAGCAGCCTCTCCAGCCCAGGAGTGAAAGTCCAGTTCCTTCAAACACCAATGCTTCCATGAACAGGTCAACAAAATTACCACCAACGGCAACCATGTCAAGCCTTTTGAAGACCAACCAGCCTGATGTGAACAGCGACCTTACTGTGCCCAAAGTAAGTGAAAGAAAGCAAGTTACAGCTGAACAAAGTCCTTCAGGTGGCACATTACAAACTGTACAGCTGGCCAAGGAGAAGGACATCGATTTAGGTTCTACAGCAACCGCCAAATCACAGGGCTGGTCTCACCTTCCTCCCACGCAGAGAACATTTATAGAGGTTCGACTGTCAGCACACAATGAAACACTTAATTCAAAAGTCTCCAAACCCATTCAAAGAGGCACAGATGGAAGACTAGCACCCATGCTTTCTCCTGCAAACTCCACAGATGGCATGATCAGTAACACAGTATTTAATTCACTGTGTTCTACCAAAGAAGCTCATTCAACCACAAGTAATGGTTCAAAACCCAGTACTATTGTGGAAAGAACTGAGACCCTAAAGTCCAGCACATCCAGACTGTACATAAAGACAATGGAAAGACAAAGCTTCTTGACAGACACTGCCTTGACTGAAGACTACAATCCCTTCTCTGTCAGACATAAGATAAAGTCCTTTGAAAACCTGGCTAATTTTGACAAGCCTGTGGCTAAAAGCAGTGACATTCACTCATATGCTCTGGCATATAGAGCCTCGCTTAACCAAAGGATTGCTGGTTATATGGGCTTGGTTAATTCTAAGAACTGCCAGGCACAGCAAAGAAGTTTAAGTTCATATGTGGATAATTTAATCCCTACCACACCCTGCTCACTTTTTCTTGGTAAATCTCCATCTAGCATTGCACTGATAAACCTTGAGCTTCCACAGTCAAGGTGTAACACAGCTGCCGTGACTGAGGACAATCCTGAGGCTGATATTCAAAGAGCTTCAGTTGGGATTACAACACAGACTCCTCAagaacaacagagaaaacatgacagactccCCAACAGCAGGTTGCGGCAGCTCAGGGCTCTTAGTATGCCTGAATTGGAAAAACTATGTACAGAGGACTTTAATAGAGGACATGGTACTGTCAGAGACAAAACTGAGCATGGCATACATCCCACTATACATTCGAAAGCCACAGTGACTGAGAGCTTTCCATCTTTTTCAACCCCAAAAGTGGATGTGAACAGGCTGAGCCGAGATGACCTTAGATCCACAGAAGAGACTCCTCAAGGAACCCTACAGACCCATGGACAACTGCCTGGCTGGTCCATCAGGTGCGGATTTTAA